A stretch of the Dyella telluris genome encodes the following:
- the holB gene encoding DNA polymerase III subunit delta', producing MSAMPWHAEHWERLQARRERNAMPHALLLCGPAGLGKRDFMRRFAEGLLCQQPQHGEPCGQCRSCLLFAAGTHPDFAALSFGLRKDGVQRSEIVVDQIRDLSARLAMASQFGGWQIVCIDPADAMNAAAANALLKTLEEPSPQTLLLLVADAPWRLPQTIRSRCQRIEFHLPSHDDALAWLQQRGVKDAVAALTAAAGNPGLALAWAEDGALARRQEVRKDLGALAAGRGEAMEVAKRWLDNEPAQRLWFAAQAAAEEMKARAVSGQGPLSSQLDDEALDQWYITANRTRDSLRGPLRGDLLLLELLARWH from the coding sequence ATGAGCGCCATGCCGTGGCACGCCGAGCATTGGGAGCGACTGCAGGCGCGGCGCGAGCGGAACGCGATGCCTCACGCCCTGTTGCTGTGCGGACCGGCGGGTCTGGGCAAGCGCGACTTCATGCGTCGTTTCGCCGAAGGCCTGCTGTGCCAGCAACCGCAGCATGGCGAGCCGTGCGGTCAGTGCCGCAGTTGCCTGCTGTTTGCGGCAGGTACGCATCCGGATTTTGCCGCGCTGAGTTTCGGCCTGCGCAAGGATGGCGTGCAGCGCAGTGAGATCGTGGTGGACCAGATCCGCGACCTGTCCGCGCGACTGGCCATGGCAAGCCAGTTCGGTGGCTGGCAGATCGTATGCATTGATCCGGCCGACGCCATGAATGCGGCGGCTGCCAACGCCTTGCTTAAAACGCTGGAAGAACCGTCGCCGCAGACCTTGCTGCTGCTGGTGGCGGACGCCCCGTGGCGGTTGCCGCAGACCATCCGCAGTCGTTGCCAGCGCATCGAATTCCATCTGCCGTCGCACGACGACGCACTGGCCTGGTTGCAGCAGCGGGGCGTCAAGGATGCCGTCGCCGCATTGACAGCGGCGGCGGGCAATCCGGGCCTGGCGCTGGCCTGGGCCGAAGACGGTGCCTTGGCCCGGCGGCAGGAAGTGCGCAAGGATCTCGGCGCGCTGGCGGCGGGCCGGGGTGAAGCCATGGAAGTGGCCAAACGCTGGCTCGACAACGAACCGGCGCAGCGCCTGTGGTTTGCCGCGCAGGCTGCCGCGGAAGAAATGAAGGCCCGCGCCGTGAGCGGGCAGGGGCCGCTGTCCAGCCAGCTCGATGACGAAGCACTGGACCAGTGGTACATCACTGCCAACCGTACCCGTGATTCCTTGCGCGGCCCGTTGCGTGGTGACCTGTTGCTGCTGGAATTGCTCGCCCGCTGGCATTGA
- the tmk gene encoding dTMP kinase: MTSVTRGKLISLEGGEGAGKSTLLAGLQKHLREQGVDLVQTREPGGTPLGEAVRAIVLDPAHRDMSAETELLLMFASRAQLVRECIEPALAAGQWVLCDRFTDASYAYQGGGRGVPAERIALLEQWATHGLTPDLTLLLDLPVATGRARAAGRGEADRIEVEGDNFFERVRAAYRARAAAEPGRFRIIDASLTPAEVLAASVDATRHLFEAMA, encoded by the coding sequence ATGACCTCTGTGACCCGCGGCAAACTCATCTCGCTCGAAGGCGGCGAAGGCGCCGGCAAGAGCACCTTGCTCGCCGGCCTGCAAAAGCACCTGCGGGAGCAGGGCGTGGATCTCGTGCAGACGCGCGAGCCTGGCGGCACGCCGCTGGGCGAGGCGGTGCGCGCCATCGTGCTCGATCCGGCCCATCGCGACATGAGCGCGGAAACCGAGTTGCTGCTGATGTTTGCTTCGCGCGCGCAGCTGGTGCGCGAGTGCATCGAGCCGGCGCTGGCTGCCGGTCAATGGGTGCTGTGCGATCGCTTCACCGATGCCAGCTACGCCTATCAGGGTGGTGGACGCGGTGTGCCGGCGGAGCGCATCGCTCTGCTCGAGCAGTGGGCCACCCATGGCCTGACGCCCGACCTTACGTTGCTGCTCGACCTGCCAGTGGCTACGGGTCGCGCCCGCGCTGCCGGTCGCGGCGAAGCGGATCGCATCGAAGTGGAAGGCGACAACTTTTTCGAGCGCGTGCGCGCGGCGTATCGCGCGCGAGCGGCGGCCGAGCCGGGGCGCTTCCGTATCATCGACGCATCGCTGACGCCGGCCGAGGTGCTGGCGGCATCGGTGGATGCCACGCGTCACCTGTTCGAGGCCATGGCATGA